From the genome of Cytophagales bacterium WSM2-2:
AATTTTTTCCGTAATACGCTCTACGCTGATATTAGCCGGCAGAGGTAATTGCACAATAAAGCCATCGACATCCTCATCACGGTTTACCTGGTCGATGTGTTTCATCAGTTTGTCTTCGCTAATGGTATCCGCAAAACGCATCATGGTATAATGAAATCCGACTTCTTTACACGCCTTCACTTTAAAATCGACATAAGTCTGGCTTGCGCCATCATCGCCCACCAAAATGATGGCGAGGTGGGGGATTTTTTTGTTCAGGCTTTTGCGCTCAACAACCTTGGCAGAAATCTCTGCCTTGATGTCGTTAGAGATTTTGCGACCATCGATAAGTGTGTATGTAGAAGTTTCAGTCATTATCTATTACTCAATTTTCAAAACAGCCATAAACGCCTCTTGCGGAATTTCTACACTGCCTACCTGACGCATGCGTTTCTTTCCTTTCTTTTGCTTTTCCAAAAGTTTGCGCTTTCTTGAAATATCACCACCATAACATTTTGCCAATACGTTTTTCCGTATGGCGCTCAGTGTTTCGCGGGCTACAATTTTTTGTCCAATGGCTGCCTGGATCGCAACTTCAAACATGTGACGAGGGATCAACTCCTTCAATTTCTCGCACAACTTTCTGCCCCACTCCTGCGCTTTGTTGCGGTGAACAATGGCTGACAGGGCATCAATTTTCTCTCCGTTCAACTGCACGTCCAGTTTCACCATGTCGCTTTCACGCATATCCATCAAGTGATAATCGAGCGATGCATATCCTTTAGAGATAGTTTTGAGCTTATCAAAGAAGTCAAATACAATTTCAGCCAGGGGCATTTCGAAAGTAAGCTCTACGCGATCTGAAGTCAGATAGACCTGGTTTTTAATTTGTCCACGCCTGTCCATACACAAACCGATGATTGCTCCTATGAAATCAGACTTAGAAATTATTTGTGCACGAATGAATGGTTCTTCAATAAAATCAATTGTTGTAGGGTCTGGCATCTCCGAAGGAGCATTGATGAAGATCGATTTTCCACTCGTCAGCGTAGCTTTAAATTGAACTGACGGCACAGTAGTGATCACCGTCATGTTAAACTCACGTTCCAATCGCTCCTGGATAATCTCCATGTGCAGCATTCCCAAAAATCCGCAACGGAATCCAAAACCAAGTGCTGCAGAAGTTTCCGGTTCCCAAACCAGTGAAGCATCATTCAACTGAAGTTTTTCCATCGATGCCCGGAGCTCTTCAAACTCCGAAGTCTCTACCGGGTAAATTCCTGCAAACACCATCGGCTTCACATCTTCAAAACCTTTGATGGCTTCACCAGGATTGCTGACCAATGTAATCGTATCACCAACCTTAACTTCTTTCGCAACTTTAATTCCTGAAATCAGGTAGCCGACATTACCAGCACTTATCTCATTCTGTGGAAACTTATCCAATTTCAAAACACCAATTTCGTCAGCACCATATTGCTTATCGGCATTTACAAACTTGACCTGGTCATTTTTGCGCATCGTACCATTGAAGACGCGATAGTAAACTTCAATTCCCCTGAAGGAATTGAATACCGAATCAAAAATCATTGCCTGAAGCGGAGCATTCGGATCTCCTTTGGGAGCAGGAATCCTTTGAACTGCAGCTTTCAGAATTTCTTCAATACCAACACCTTCTTTTGCGCTGGCGCGAATCACATCTTCACGCTTACAACCGATAAGATCTACGATCTGGTCGGTGACTTCTTCTGGCATTGCTGCAGGTAAATCGATTTTATTTAAAACCGGAATAATGGTGAGGTTGTGCTCAACAGCGAGGTATAAATTTGAGATGGTCTGCGCCTGGATACCTTGCGCAGCATCCACGATCAAAAGAGCACCTTCACAGGCTGCAATCGAGCGGCTCACTTCATACGAAAAGTCAACGTGACCAGGAGTATCAATCAAGTTCAGCACATATTCCTGCCCTTCAAATTTGTAGTTCATCTGGATAGCGTGGGCTTTGATTGTAATGCCTTTTTCGCGCTCTAAATCCATATTATCCAGCACCTGGGCCTGCATTTGGCGGTTCGTTAACGTGCCGGTAAACTCCAAAAGACGGTCGGCTAACGTGCTTTTGCCGTGGTCAATGTGGGCAATTATGCAAAAATTACGAATGTGGTCCATTCCCTTCATCTCAAAACTTGAATTTTAGGGGGCAAAGGTAGCAAGAATTGAGCGGTTGGAAAATGAGAAAATATCCGCCTCGAAGATTATTTGCTGCCTTTGGTCGCAGTTTGCCAGGACTTAATGTGCTCCGCGATTTCGACCATCGGAGCGATCATCAAATCTTTTTCATTCTGCTTTATGAATTTTAAAAACTCCCTGTGTGCCTTCACCTCAACATTCAACGGGTTGCCACCACCTACACCATGAAAAAGGATAACGAATAATGACTTAGTCTCCATTGCTTTTTTTGCCCAGTCGATCAGTTGGAGTCCAGTTTCCCCATTCACTACATAACAATCAACGTTGTATAAATCAACTTCATTTATTTTATGCGCTTGGTTCCTTACGGCTCTTGCTGCTACAAAATCGTTCTTCATCGCCTTGATAAAAGAGGAGTCACCAATTTTCATGTCTCCGCAAGTGAATGCGAATGTTCGTTTTGTTTTTCCATCGAGTGCCTGCAAAAACAAGTTGGTCATTCTTGTTTCATCAAGCATTCGCTGAACCGTGTAGTGAGCGAGATCATACTCTGGTTTTACCCACTCTCTTCCCTTCCCGCCAATACAAGGATGATACAACGTATGATTACCCAATTCATGACCCCTCACTGTGAGTTTCTTCCAATCGTTCAACCTTGTCTGCATTGAATTGGAAAAAGCCGTAACATAGAATGTTGCTTTCAGGCCTAACGAATCCAGGACTGGTATAGCATTGTCAAGATGTTGATTAATTGCATCGTCATAGGTGATCACCACAGCACATTTTTTACCGTTCCACGGCTGATTGGTTTGCGCCAATGTAGCGACACTAAAAATGAGGCTTAAGAATAAAAGAATGAAGGTCTTTTTCATAACTGTTTGTTGTCAATAAATTTAGTCATGTCTAGCCCAGACAAACAAATGTCGATTTCAAAATCGAATATTCAGAATACTTTCTCTAAGTGGCTGAAGCACTTGCGTTACAAAGTCATAGTTGAAGAGTAACGGCATGGGTATGACAAGCCAACATAAAGCCCAAACATGTGAAAGAATACGATGCTCTGTGATCTTCCTGATGACCGGCTTGCTTTCCAGTTGCATCAAAATACCGTGAATGAGGAAATAGCACATTGGGAAACCATAGTAAGATTTCGTTGGAAGTGTGATGGCAATTTCATGAAGCAGACCTGACAACAGAAATGAAATGAACACAGCAGCATTGTTACCCAATCTTTTTTTCAGGGGAGTATATGCTGCAATTGAAGTCATCTCGGAAAAAGCCATGTTCCATCTTCTGCCCCAAAATTCTTTTAGCGATTTCGATTTATAGGGAGCTCTGAAAAGTTCTTTTGCAGACACTCCAAAGAATTGCCAAAAGGCGGTAGCCAGATTTAAAATACCGAAGTGAAGTATCAGGCTGAGGCCGATGAGAAGTAAAAGCTCCGGCAAGAAAAATATTTGACGCAGATAGTCTTCATTTGCTCTCGACAGGTATAGTAAGATCAATCCTGCAACTATTCTGGAGAGTCCTTTCAGCAATAGCTGACTTGATAGTATGGATTTTGAGGGCAGGTTTTCAAACAAAGCTGGCCTCATACCAAAGTACCCAAATGCAAACGCGCACCACCGCAAAAAGGACAATCTGTTATTTTGTCCGTAGCTCTCAGACAATACGATAATCTTCATTGCAAATAATTGCAAAGTCACTATAGAGATCATTCGGAATAGTGCCGACTGCCCGGTGGTCATCCACGCTGAGAAAAAGACTGTAACAACGGCTACGCTCCATGAGATCGCTCTGCAAATCCTGATATTTGGGAGACGCGTTATAAAATAGCCAGCTCCAATTAGCGCAAGTCCATATAAAAATAAATAGCCGGTGACTAGACCCACGAATTATTATAAAAGAATGCTGCTCCGTAAACGATCGCAAAAATAATGAAGAATGAAACCAGGGCGATTTCACCTAGGGTATAGAACAGACCTTTGGGCGCCTCCGTTTTATCGAATGCAAAAAACTGAATACTCAACCTGACTAACCAGTAAACACTTATGAAAATGGTTATGCATTTTGCAAGAAAGGATTTATCAAGCAAGTGCTCCGCTCCAAGGATCGAAACAGTTGCGAAGCTTAGATGAAACGCCAAAATGTAACCAGCATAAGTCCAGAATAACTGGCGCAACAATGCAGGAAGTTTCCCGAGGTGTTTGTTCCATTCTAAGGATTTGGGAACGATAAGGCTGCCAACACTTAACAGAATATGACCGACTCCGGTGATAGTGATCAGTAGTTTCAGGGTCTCCTTCATATTAGGTAATGAGTTGTTCTTTTACGTAAATACAGTGATTGTCGTGAGATACGCAAATCAGCAGCAATTGTTTGTTGGTAAAGATGGAATTACCGGATTATAACTAATTTTCCACTCTGCAATTAAAATTACCTTGCAACCATAGTCAAAAAAATAACAATGCCATTCACCAACGCTATTTCTACCTACCGCACCGGGTTCGCCAAGAATCGCTGGATGCAATTATTCCTTATCATTTTTCTTGCCGTGTGGATTTCCACACTCATAGGAACTTCCGACATGAGCAACTGGATTCTGGAAAACACGCTCACTTTTCTGTTTCTGGGGTTCCTGATTTTCAGTTACAGGAAATATCAATTCAGTGATCTGAGCTACCTCCTGATTTGCATATACCTGTGCCTTCACGTTTATGGTTCAAAGTACACTTATGCGAATAATCCTTTTGGCTTTTGGCTACAGGAGGTGCTTCATACTTCACGTAATCATTATGACCGCATCGTTCATTTCAGTTTCGGTTTTTTATTGGCTTACCCCATGCGTGAAACTTTTATCAGTTGGCTCAAATTTCCGAAGTGGGTAGGTTGGGCGTTGCCGATAGAAATCACATTGTCCATCAGTGGCCTTTACGAACTGATCGAATGGTCCGTGGCCGATGTGTTCTTTCCTGCCCAAGGCGAAAATTACCTCGGTTCTCAGGGAGATATTTGGGATGCCCAGAAAGATATGTTTCTCGCAACACTGGGAGCGATACTAGCTACGACCATTGTCTCCTCGATAAAAAATGCGTTCAATATCAAGGAGAAAGGAAGTATCAACTAACGGAAGGCTCCTATTATGGATTTAGAACTTCGGGAGATTACTACTGAGTTGGAGAAAGTATACCCTTTAATGAAAGAACTGCGGCCTAAACTTACTCTTGAAGATTTCATCACCATTTATCAACAGGCAAATGCGGGAAATCATTATAAGATAATCGGAGCTTACTCCAATAACGATTGCATTGCGCTAATGGGATACAGGATTTTGCATGACTATGTACACGGCAAACATTTGTACATCGATGACCTGGTCACTTCCGCTGCTCATCAATCTAAGGGTGCAGGTGCAAAATTATTGAAAGAAGCTGAGGTACTGGCCAAAAAATCCGGGTGCAATTATGTTCGTCTTTGTACAGGAATTGAGAACGAACGAGGAAAAGAATTTTACGATCGGGAAGGCTTCAAACTTCGAGCGGTGGTATACAAGAAGCAAATAGCTTAATGAGCTAAGCACAGTGTTGTGTCGACTAATTTCTACTCTTCCGTTCTTTCATTCGCCTGATAACAACATAGACGGCATAAAGCAGAACTGTTACAATTGTCAGGGGGATAAAAATCAACAGAATACCCATTATTCTGAAAAATTGATCCAGTCCACTGGCATCTAATAAAATCGATATTATACTTAACATGGCGCTTGGCTTTATTGTATTCCAAAGGACGTCCAAGGAATAGACATCCGACCATCAGGTTTATCAGGAGGGTAGTTTGAATGATTTTGTGGATATGTTTTTTGATTTTATCACAATCATCAAAAAATTGATTTAAGGTATCGATCGCGAATTTTGATTTCTGCTCCCTATAACAGATCAACAGAATCACCCGTCAGATAATTTGACGAAACAACTATTTGATTTGATATATTGCCCGCCTTGATTCGAATCGCTTGAATTCAAAACAAACGTCACGTGTTTTTTACACAATCCTGTTGAGTCAGTTTTGCGGGACTTCGCTCTGGTTTGCCGGCAATGCAATTCTTCCGCAACTCCAGAATAAATTTAGCTGGCAACCGGAATCTCTCGGATATCTTGTTTCATCCGTTCAACTTGGTTTTATAACGGGTACCCTAGCTTCGGCCTGGAGTGGCATCTCGGACAGAATATCACCATCAAAAGTTTTTTTCGTAAGCTGTCTGCTGGGTGCAGGTAGCAATCTTCTTTGTATGGCAGATCTTTCTTCATTCGGCATGGTTCTCACCAGTCGATTTCTGACGGGTTTTTTCCTTGCGGGAATTTATCCCGTGGGTATGAAGATCGCTGCCGACTGGAGAGAAGGAGGGCTCGGCTTCTGGCTTGGAGCCCTGGTAGGCGCGCTGGTCATTGGAACGGGCTTTCCTCACGCACTTAACTTGTCTCCGGATTTTATCGATGCAAAAACACTTACCATTATCGTTTCGCTCTTAGCCGTAGTCGGGGGAATCCTAGTTTTAGCTTTTGTTAAAGATGGGCCATTCAGAAAAGCAGCTACGCGATTTTCATTTTCAAGTGTCCGGGTAATTTTTAAACATCCCTCCTTTCGTTCGGCTGCCTTCGGCTATTTTGGGCACATGTGGGAGTTGTATGCTTTCTGGGCGTTTGTACCCTGGGCTCTTGTCACATTCAAAACATTGAACAACATAACTTTCTCAACTCCTCTTTGGTCTTTTATTATTATCGCTTCAGGATTTTTCAGTTGCCTTGTTGGAGGTCAGCTTTCGGGTAGGTTCGGCAGCAAAAAAGTGGCTGTTACAGCATTGATGTGTTCAGGATTTTGTTGCCTGTTCTCTCCACTTGCATTCCACTTGCCTGTCGGAATCTTCTTGAGTTCGATGATTTTCTGGGGCATGATGGTGATTGCAGATTCACCACAATTTTCCGCGTTGATTGCTCAAGCTGCCCCGCCTGAAGTAAGAGGCTCGGCTATAACCATTAGCACATGCATTGGTTTCGCTATTACTATTTTCAGTATTCAGATGCTGAACTTCATGCAGCATCAACTTCCGGTGCCCTATCTTTTTCTCTTGTTAATTCCCGGTCCGTTACTCGGATTAATTGCGCTATACTCGATTAAGACCAAATAGAAGAGGAACATTAGTTACCTTCCGGTTTTACAAGTGTCGATGGAAAATCATTGCAAAATCCGGTCTATCGCTCTGCTGGTCATTCCAGCTCTTTTACTAGCTCACTGTTCATCCACCGGGACTTCTGAGAAAAGATATCAGATTGAGTTAAACAATAATTTCACCAAGGATTCCTTGCATTGTTACTTCCGGCAAAAAGAAATCCAGGGAAGTGATGTCGCAACATTCGAAGCATTAGATGAGAATTATGCCCGCGATAAAGACAGCGTCTACTTTTGTGATTCGGATTGGGTAACCACGGGGCATTTATTCCCTCCCTTTCGAACTCAAATCACGATCAAAACAATGAGTGAAGCAAAATCTTCCGAATTCAAAGCCGTCGGATATTTATATGGGAAAGACAACCAGCGTGGTTTCTTTGAAGGTGAACCTATTCACGTTAATGATTTAACAACGCTGACCGGTGTGGGTAATGATTTTGCGAAAGATGATCAGCGAGTTTATTTCAAGGGCAAAATAATATCCGGAAGTGACGGAAAGACTTTTCAATTTCTAGATTCCACCAGGGAGAAGTTTGCCAAAGACTCAAAATATTGTTACTGTTTCAGTCGAGAGGAAGTTGTAAAAATCTATTGTCATCCATCCACATTTGTGAAAATTGACAATAATTACAACAAAGATCATTTTGCTGTCTATTATGATGCGGTGCGCTTGGATGGTGCCAATCCAAAAACTTTTAAAGTGATCAATCACAGCTATGCGAAAGACGATAAGTCGGTATACTGTCAATTCTTAAAAATAAACGGAGCTGATGCAGTGAGTTTTATTGTTCTGCCTGGGAATGAAAATCTCAATGGTGATTTCTATTATACAGCAGATAAAAATTCAGTTTTTTGGCAAAGTGAAAAAGTCAATGGAGCCGATCCCAAAACTTTTGTGATTTTAGAACGAGGCTATGGGGTTGACAAAGATCACGCCTATTATCAAACGAGTGTCGTTGTTGGCGCCAATCCTAAAACATTTAAGTCTACGGGTGGTGCTTCAGCAACTGATGGTGTGAACGAGTTTTACGAGGGTAAGAAGACAAATTGACTTGCCTAAAAGTTTTGTAAATTCGTTAAACTTAAACCTAACCATATGAGCATTCTCTCACAATTAAATTTCGTTGCTATAGCCGTATCGGCTGTCGCATACTTTGCACTGGGAGCAATTTATTTCAATCCCAAGGTGATGGGTACGAAGTGGATGGAAGGTCATAAACTTTCCGCTCCAACGGAAGAAGATAAAAAAGGCATGGGCAAAATGATGGGCATCACGTTCGTGTACGGACTCATCTCCTGCATCGGTATCGGGTGCCTCATCCAAATCATTCAGCCGGCAACTATCCTTCTGGGTGTAAAGATCGGTTTGTTAGGCGCAGTCTTCTCTTCGGTCAGTCTTGCAATGAGCTATATGTATACCAAGAAGTCTTTTCAACTGGTAGTGCTCGATTCGGGCTATCACATCCTTGGGTTAGTTATTGCGAGTGTTATCCAGACCGCCTGGCTGTAAGATTTTAAACTAACCACATTTTTATGGTGTGAGTAAATGCTTCGCTAAAACAAGCGAAGCATTTTTTGTTGAGCTGATCCTGATCTTTTTTGCTGGTTGATATTCCGGGTCATTGTAACAATTTATTGCTGCTTCCCTCGATGGAAATTTGATTATCGCGTGCATTGTATGGGGTGCTCCTTCTAGAGCAAAGGCTTGGGTATCCATGGTCAGCACCTCGGCTCCGTATTTTTTTAAAAGCGGTCGCACCAATGGTGGATATTTTTGCCACTCAGTCAAATTGACGATATCATAGCTAATCATTAAGTAGACGGGACCATCCGGATGTTGCACCTCTTTTTCCCGTTCTGAAATTTGTGCTTCCGCGGCCACAGCAGCCACGATGAAAATTACTGATAGGATAATCATATGTTTCACACTCATTTACTTGCAGTATTTATGAATGCAAAACTAAATCAGGCTCCTGCTTCTTGTATTAAGGAATCTTGCTCAATTAAGATTTACTTCAGGAGTAACTGAATATCCTCGTCTGGCTCAAGGTTGCCCATTTGCACCACAATCTGATCGCCCCTTGAAGCTACGTACTGAGAAGCGGGATTTACCCGGTAGGTTTTAGGGTTGGGCAAACAGGCTGCGATCCGGGCAGCTTCTGTACGCGTAAGTTTCTTTGCAGGCTTTTTGTAATAATAGTGCGAAGCCGCTTCTATACCGAAAACACCTTTTCCCATTTCGCTCACGTTGAGATACATTTCGAGAATTCGTCTCTTACCCCAAATCAATTCAATCATGAAAGTGAAATAAACTTCCAGTCCTTTTCGGAACCAGCTCCTCCCCTGCCACAAGAAAACATTTTTTGCAACCTGCTGGCTGATGGTGGATGCACCTCGAGTCCGTTTTTTTAATTTGTTTTTTTGCTTCAGTACATCTTTTATGGCCTGAACATCAAAGCCGTTGTGATCCGGAAACAGTTGATCTTCCGATGCAATGACTGCCAACCTGATGTTTGGAGACATTTCGTCAAGGTTAATATAATCCCTCTTCAAACCTTCACCGCCAATCCAACTTGACAATTGGGTAACTGTAACCGGCGGGTCAATCCATTTTAAAAGCAGAATATAAATCAACTGCGCAATAAACATGACCAAAAAGATCTTCCAGATTCTTTTGAGCCATTTTTTTAGTAGAGGAGATGCCATGCAAAACAGACTGCTGCTAATTTCAGATTACAAATTGAAATTGCAAAGACATTAGGATCGAAATCGGAGTATTGCTGAGAAGAATAGTTCCTCACTTTTCAAGTCCAAACTGCCTCCGTGAAGCAGTACAATCTGATCTGCGATCCACACCCCCATGCCCAGTCCGGAACTCAGGGATTCGGTTTTCACAAATTCCTGCTTGAATTTTTCCGGCTCATCAATCCTTTGAGCAATTGGGTTTCTGATCTCCAAGGACACCTCGACATCTCCTCTGATAAAAATCTGAATGGTTGATTTTTCAGGAGAATATCTGATTGCATTTTCCAGTAAGTTAACAAGCACTGTTTCCAGTTTATCCTCATCTACTGAAATGAAGATTTCATTTTTTTGCTCCTGTAAAACGATCTGTGTAACGGATTGCTTTTCCCGGATCAGGTATTTCACCTTCTTTAGTGCAGAAAACAGGAGCTCGTTGATCTCCGCATTCTTTTTCCGAATAGTCAGCGATTGTGACTTGAGCTGGCTGATCATAAGAAAATCGTTGACTGTGCTCTCGAGACGCTCGACTTCTTTCAACATTTCGTGCCACCGTTTCTCTTCGCTTACCAGCGTCAGTTCTGCTTTCATGACCGCGAGTGGTGTACGAAGTTCGTGTGCAGCCGAAGCAAAAAAGTTGGTTTGGTTTTGAATGGAGTTTTCTATTCGCGCCAACATACTATTGATAGTAATGGCCAACTGGGTTGTCTCATCCGATGAATTTGGAACCGGCACACGGTCAATACTATTTGAGGCATTAATACGTTCAGCTGCTGAAATAATTTTGCGAACTGGCTTAAGTGTATACCGGGAGACAAAATAGACGAGGAAGCCTGCGACTAGAATTGAAAAGATATTAGCCAGAAAGAGATAGATCTTCAACTCCTTGATTTGTGATTGCAACCGGAAGTTGCTTCTGCCAATTGAAAAATTCAGAAGTCCGCTTCCGTATTCCAGGGGCCTCGTGAGTGTGATGATTTTCAGTGTATCAACCTCTACCGGTTTTTGATTTTCAAAGTCAATGACCTCGGTCGGAAATCCGGGAGAAGCGAAGAGCGAATCTGTTTCGGTATGATTGGTTGTTCTGAGAAAAATGGAGTAACCGAGTGACGGAAGTGGTATTACTTGCGGGTCAAGTCTGACCTGATTAAATAGTTTCTCACCCTCCGCTACCAAATCTTTGGTATCCGTTTCAATAAGGATGAATTTTACCTTCGAATAAATGATGTAGTTGACGGGCAGAATAATCACCACAAAAACCCCGAAGAAAATGAGTGCTGTTTTAGCGGGGATACCGAAGAAGAATTTCGTCAATCAGGTTTTGATTAATTCACCTTCAATATAGTATCCCAAACCGATTTTTGTCTGAATAATATCGGGATTGCCAAGTTTTCTACGCAGTTGTGACAAATGCACTTCGATCACATTGCTTCCCATGTCAAAATTTACCTCCCAAACCTTTTCAGCCATTTCCGTTTTGGTGACAACCCG
Proteins encoded in this window:
- the lepA gene encoding elongation factor 4; this translates as MKGMDHIRNFCIIAHIDHGKSTLADRLLEFTGTLTNRQMQAQVLDNMDLEREKGITIKAHAIQMNYKFEGQEYVLNLIDTPGHVDFSYEVSRSIAACEGALLIVDAAQGIQAQTISNLYLAVEHNLTIIPVLNKIDLPAAMPEEVTDQIVDLIGCKREDVIRASAKEGVGIEEILKAAVQRIPAPKGDPNAPLQAMIFDSVFNSFRGIEVYYRVFNGTMRKNDQVKFVNADKQYGADEIGVLKLDKFPQNEISAGNVGYLISGIKVAKEVKVGDTITLVSNPGEAIKGFEDVKPMVFAGIYPVETSEFEELRASMEKLQLNDASLVWEPETSAALGFGFRCGFLGMLHMEIIQERLEREFNMTVITTVPSVQFKATLTSGKSIFINAPSEMPDPTTIDFIEEPFIRAQIISKSDFIGAIIGLCMDRRGQIKNQVYLTSDRVELTFEMPLAEIVFDFFDKLKTISKGYASLDYHLMDMRESDMVKLDVQLNGEKIDALSAIVHRNKAQEWGRKLCEKLKELIPRHMFEVAIQAAIGQKIVARETLSAIRKNVLAKCYGGDISRKRKLLEKQKKGKKRMRQVGSVEIPQEAFMAVLKIE
- a CDS encoding chitooligosaccharide deacetylase, giving the protein MKKTFILLFLSLIFSVATLAQTNQPWNGKKCAVVITYDDAINQHLDNAIPVLDSLGLKATFYVTAFSNSMQTRLNDWKKLTVRGHELGNHTLYHPCIGGKGREWVKPEYDLAHYTVQRMLDETRMTNLFLQALDGKTKRTFAFTCGDMKIGDSSFIKAMKNDFVAARAVRNQAHKINEVDLYNVDCYVVNGETGLQLIDWAKKAMETKSLFVILFHGVGGGNPLNVEVKAHREFLKFIKQNEKDLMIAPMVEIAEHIKSWQTATKGSK
- a CDS encoding membrane protein, yielding MPFTNAISTYRTGFAKNRWMQLFLIIFLAVWISTLIGTSDMSNWILENTLTFLFLGFLIFSYRKYQFSDLSYLLICIYLCLHVYGSKYTYANNPFGFWLQEVLHTSRNHYDRIVHFSFGFLLAYPMRETFISWLKFPKWVGWALPIEITLSISGLYELIEWSVADVFFPAQGENYLGSQGDIWDAQKDMFLATLGAILATTIVSSIKNAFNIKEKGSIN
- a CDS encoding N-acetyltransferase, translating into MDLELREITTELEKVYPLMKELRPKLTLEDFITIYQQANAGNHYKIIGAYSNNDCIALMGYRILHDYVHGKHLYIDDLVTSAAHQSKGAGAKLLKEAEVLAKKSGCNYVRLCTGIENERGKEFYDREGFKLRAVVYKKQIA
- the mtgA gene encoding monofunctional biosynthetic peptidoglycan transglycosylase, whose protein sequence is MFIAQLIYILLLKWIDPPVTVTQLSSWIGGEGLKRDYINLDEMSPNIRLAVIASEDQLFPDHNGFDVQAIKDVLKQKNKLKKRTRGASTISQQVAKNVFLWQGRSWFRKGLEVYFTFMIELIWGKRRILEMYLNVSEMGKGVFGIEAASHYYYKKPAKKLTRTEAARIAACLPNPKTYRVNPASQYVASRGDQIVVQMGNLEPDEDIQLLLK